One Phocaeicola dorei genomic region harbors:
- a CDS encoding methyltransferase produces MMHKRYTKEQLTAVEAQRLAQEIAFGPVVFQVSRLMLKFGIFQLLADKRKGYTLQEISVQTGLTRYAAQVLLEASLAIGTILLEEDRYVLAKAGWFLLNDKMARVNMEFNHDVNYQGLFYLEEALLNGQPEGLKVFGGWPTIYEGLSQLPEQVQKSWFGFDHFYSDNSFSQALEIVFLHSPKRLLDIGGNTGRWATRCVQYNQEVEVTIVDLPQQLEMMRKQTAGVPGAERIHGHGANLLDRTVPFPSGFDAVWMSQFLDCFSEEEATSILSRVAQSASKDSKVYIMETLWDRQPYETGSYCLTQISLYFTAMANGNSKMFHSDDLIRCIKNAGLEVEEIHDNIGLGHSILQCRLK; encoded by the coding sequence ATGATGCATAAAAGATATACAAAAGAGCAATTGACAGCTGTAGAGGCACAAAGACTGGCGCAAGAGATCGCTTTCGGTCCCGTGGTATTCCAAGTTTCACGTCTGATGTTGAAATTCGGAATATTCCAATTGCTGGCCGACAAACGGAAAGGATACACGCTGCAAGAAATCAGTGTGCAGACCGGACTGACACGCTATGCAGCACAAGTATTACTGGAAGCATCGCTGGCCATCGGAACCATCCTGTTGGAAGAAGACCGCTATGTACTGGCCAAGGCAGGCTGGTTTCTGCTGAATGATAAAATGGCACGTGTCAATATGGAATTCAATCACGATGTGAACTATCAAGGACTTTTCTATCTGGAAGAGGCTCTTTTAAATGGTCAGCCGGAAGGATTGAAAGTATTCGGCGGATGGCCTACCATTTACGAAGGACTTTCCCAACTGCCGGAACAGGTACAGAAAAGCTGGTTTGGCTTTGACCATTTCTACTCGGACAACTCGTTCAGCCAGGCATTAGAAATTGTATTTCTTCACTCACCGAAACGACTGCTCGATATTGGTGGAAACACCGGCAGATGGGCAACCCGATGCGTCCAATATAATCAAGAAGTAGAAGTAACCATTGTGGATTTGCCTCAACAACTGGAAATGATGAGAAAACAAACTGCCGGTGTGCCCGGTGCAGAACGCATCCATGGCCACGGCGCCAATCTGCTGGATCGGACCGTGCCCTTTCCTTCAGGCTTTGACGCCGTATGGATGAGCCAGTTTCTGGACTGCTTTTCGGAAGAGGAAGCAACCAGTATTCTAAGTCGTGTGGCACAGTCCGCCAGCAAAGACAGTAAAGTCTACATCATGGAAACGCTGTGGGACCGGCAGCCATACGAAACGGGCTCTTACTGCCTGACTCAAATCAGCCTTTACTTCACAGCCATGGCCAACGGCAACAGCAAGATGTTCCATTCGGATGACCTGATCCGCTGTATTAAAAATGCCGGACTGGAAGTGGAAGAGATTCATGATAACATAGGACTGGGACACAGTATCCTGCAATGCAGACTGAAATGA
- the fabG gene encoding 3-oxoacyl-ACP reductase FabG, whose product MKYALVTGGSRGIGRAICLKLAEMGYHILINYQSNDTEAEATLQQIREQGSDGELMKFDVTDAAATHAALNGWIKQHPDTYIEVLVNNAGIRRDNLMLWMEQEEWSRVLDISLNGFFNVTQPLLKNMLVKRFGRIINIVSLSGIKGMPGQTNYSAAKGGIIAATKALAQEVAKKHVTVNAIAPGFIRTDMTDGIDENEWKKHIPAGRFGEPGEVAALVGFLASGQASYITGEVISINGGLYT is encoded by the coding sequence ATGAAATACGCATTAGTAACAGGAGGAAGCCGGGGAATCGGACGAGCCATTTGTCTGAAACTGGCCGAAATGGGATATCATATACTGATAAACTACCAAAGCAACGATACGGAAGCTGAAGCCACCCTGCAACAAATACGGGAACAAGGCTCGGATGGCGAACTGATGAAATTTGACGTGACAGATGCAGCAGCCACACACGCCGCACTGAACGGATGGATAAAACAGCATCCCGATACTTACATTGAGGTACTGGTGAACAATGCCGGTATACGCCGTGACAACTTGATGCTGTGGATGGAACAGGAAGAATGGAGCCGGGTACTGGATATCAGTCTGAACGGTTTCTTTAACGTCACCCAACCCTTGCTGAAGAATATGCTGGTAAAGCGATTCGGACGTATTATCAACATCGTTTCCCTGTCGGGCATCAAAGGGATGCCGGGGCAGACCAACTATTCGGCAGCCAAAGGTGGAATCATAGCCGCTACCAAAGCGTTGGCGCAGGAAGTTGCCAAAAAACACGTGACGGTAAATGCCATAGCACCGGGATTTATCCGTACAGATATGACAGACGGAATTGATGAGAACGAGTGGAAAAAACACATCCCGGCAGGACGCTTCGGCGAGCCCGGGGAAGTAGCCGCACTGGTAGGCTTCCTGGCATCCGGGCAAGCTTCCTACATTACCGGAGAAGTGATTTCCATCAATGGAGGATTATATACGTAA
- a CDS encoding hydroxymyristoyl-ACP dehydratase — protein sequence MNRKEIICRGDELFRLIPQRPPMVMIDRFYGIEENTSWSGLTVTPDNLFCRDGVLQETGIIEHIAQSAAARVGYIYMLREEPVPLGFIGSVEKMKIFRLPSAGAELYTGITIVQEIFDITLITAEVKENDELLAECRMKIYLKKE from the coding sequence ATGAACAGAAAAGAAATCATTTGTCGGGGAGACGAACTGTTCCGGCTGATTCCACAACGTCCGCCCATGGTCATGATAGACCGTTTCTATGGGATAGAAGAAAATACATCCTGGTCAGGGCTGACCGTCACCCCCGATAATCTGTTCTGCCGGGACGGCGTATTACAGGAAACAGGAATCATAGAACACATCGCCCAATCAGCAGCGGCACGGGTAGGATATATCTATATGCTGCGAGAAGAGCCTGTACCACTAGGCTTTATCGGCTCTGTAGAAAAAATGAAAATATTCCGTCTTCCTTCTGCCGGAGCAGAATTATATACCGGAATAACCATTGTGCAGGAAATATTCGATATCACACTGATTACCGCCGAGGTGAAAGAAAACGATGAACTTCTGGCCGAATGCCGGATGAAAATATATCTGAAAAAAGAATGA
- a CDS encoding phosphopantetheine-binding protein: MEELIEKLKVELIEALNLEEITPEDIDSEAPLFGDDGLGLDSIDALEIILILERNYGIKIENPAKGKEIFYSVRTLADYITAHQK, encoded by the coding sequence ATGGAAGAATTGATTGAGAAATTGAAAGTTGAATTAATAGAAGCATTGAATCTGGAAGAAATCACTCCGGAAGACATTGATAGTGAAGCACCTTTATTCGGAGACGACGGATTGGGTCTTGACTCGATTGACGCATTAGAGATTATCCTGATTCTGGAAAGGAATTATGGCATTAAAATAGAGAATCCTGCCAAAGGAAAGGAAATATTCTATTCGGTGCGTACCCTGGCAGACTACATCACCGCCCATCAGAAATGA
- a CDS encoding acyl-CoA thioesterase: MKRKTSPQQAALTDRTTIKVRFSEIDSMQIVWHGEYVRYFEDGREAFGKRYGLDYMSIYREGYVVPIVDLSCQFKQSLSFGEEAIVETRYIHSDAAKILFEYTIYRASDQNIVATGTTTQVFLNTNRELELVNPAFYIEWKKKWNII; the protein is encoded by the coding sequence ATGAAACGAAAAACAAGTCCACAGCAGGCAGCACTGACAGACCGGACCACCATCAAGGTCCGCTTCAGTGAAATAGATTCCATGCAAATAGTATGGCATGGTGAATATGTGCGTTATTTCGAAGATGGACGTGAAGCTTTCGGAAAGCGATATGGCTTGGACTATATGAGCATCTACCGGGAAGGCTATGTAGTTCCTATCGTAGACCTGAGCTGCCAGTTCAAACAGTCGCTGTCATTCGGTGAGGAAGCCATTGTCGAGACACGGTATATTCATAGTGATGCTGCCAAAATCCTTTTTGAATACACCATCTACCGGGCATCAGACCAAAACATTGTGGCAACAGGAACCACTACACAGGTATTCCTGAATACAAATAGAGAACTGGAATTGGTTAATCCTGCCTTTTACATAGAGTGGAAAAAGAAATGGAACATCATCTGA
- a CDS encoding beta-ketoacyl synthase N-terminal-like domain-containing protein, with the protein MEHHLTTYITHDTLISALGFGTQENLEAIRSYHSGITLQTDKRIADTPLLAATISQERLQQQAEAIGVSGYPQMEQLFILTINELIRQSGQTLEDKTCGLILSTTKGNIDLLTRHTEHPDEAVFLWKMAENIAGYFHAEERVHVISNACISGVSALVTGKRMIENGIYRKVIVAGGDLLSHFITSGFLSFRSLSSRPCRPYDSNRDGLNLGEACGAVLLSTEKTPNSIILSGGAISNDANHISGPSRTGDGLFFAIRQAMQEAGTALQNISFVNAHGTATVYNDEMESKALTLAHLEQAPTHSLKPYFGHTLGASGIIESIVCMHELKQGILFGTPGYETPGVPMPIPVYATHQHIPMKHCVKTASGFGGCNAAIVLSLPEYAPFKDEDNTLPEIRCTREVRIENSSVFINNELIFHSEEPDFGIFIRDTYKKLGGNNMKFYKMDDLCKLGYVAAEYLLKDKTFAPLEMGMLLANATSSLHTDIRHQQLIDQDGDRAASPAVFVYTLPNVVSGEICIRHKIQGENTFFITKAYQPEKLERYARIVMQKGKLNYCIIGWCELLKNTYKAVFKLIEKQ; encoded by the coding sequence ATGGAACATCATCTGACTACCTATATCACCCATGATACCCTGATCAGCGCGCTGGGTTTCGGCACACAGGAAAATCTGGAAGCCATCCGGAGCTATCACAGCGGTATCACCCTGCAGACGGACAAACGGATTGCGGACACTCCCCTATTGGCAGCTACTATCTCGCAAGAGAGATTGCAACAACAGGCGGAAGCCATAGGAGTAAGTGGCTATCCCCAGATGGAACAACTGTTCATACTGACTATCAACGAACTCATCCGTCAGTCCGGACAAACTTTGGAAGACAAAACCTGCGGACTCATCCTCTCCACCACCAAAGGGAACATCGACTTACTGACCCGTCATACGGAACATCCCGATGAAGCGGTCTTTCTTTGGAAAATGGCAGAAAACATTGCCGGTTATTTCCATGCTGAGGAACGGGTACATGTCATCTCCAACGCCTGCATATCAGGAGTGTCAGCCCTTGTAACAGGAAAACGCATGATAGAGAACGGCATCTACCGCAAAGTAATTGTAGCGGGAGGTGACCTTCTCTCTCATTTCATCACCAGTGGTTTCCTGTCTTTCCGGTCCCTCAGCTCCCGTCCATGCCGTCCGTATGACAGCAACCGTGACGGACTGAACTTGGGAGAGGCTTGCGGAGCCGTATTACTAAGTACGGAAAAGACGCCAAACAGCATCATTCTTTCCGGAGGAGCCATAAGTAATGACGCCAACCATATCTCCGGCCCTTCCCGTACAGGAGACGGGCTCTTTTTCGCTATCCGCCAAGCCATGCAGGAGGCAGGAACAGCCCTCCAAAACATCAGCTTTGTCAATGCCCATGGCACGGCCACCGTATACAATGATGAAATGGAATCCAAAGCCCTCACGCTGGCTCATCTGGAACAAGCTCCCACACATAGCTTAAAACCCTATTTCGGGCATACCTTGGGAGCATCGGGAATCATTGAAAGCATTGTCTGTATGCACGAACTGAAACAAGGCATCCTGTTCGGCACTCCGGGTTACGAAACACCGGGTGTGCCTATGCCTATACCAGTCTATGCGACTCACCAACACATTCCGATGAAACATTGTGTAAAAACCGCTTCGGGATTCGGTGGGTGTAACGCAGCCATTGTCTTGTCTTTACCGGAATATGCTCCGTTCAAGGATGAGGACAACACCTTGCCCGAAATCCGATGTACACGGGAGGTTCGTATTGAAAACAGTTCTGTCTTCATAAACAACGAACTTATTTTTCATTCTGAAGAACCGGATTTCGGCATATTTATACGTGATACCTATAAAAAATTAGGCGGAAACAATATGAAATTCTATAAAATGGATGACCTTTGCAAACTGGGATATGTTGCCGCCGAATACTTACTGAAAGACAAGACATTCGCCCCACTGGAAATGGGAATGTTACTTGCCAACGCCACTTCATCCCTACATACGGATATCAGACACCAGCAACTGATAGACCAGGACGGAGACCGGGCAGCCAGTCCGGCTGTATTTGTTTACACACTACCCAATGTAGTGTCCGGCGAGATTTGCATCCGCCACAAGATACAAGGGGAAAACACCTTTTTCATAACTAAAGCCTATCAGCCGGAGAAACTGGAAAGATACGCACGTATAGTCATGCAAAAAGGGAAACTGAACTATTGTATCATCGGATGGTGTGAATTATTAAAAAACACCTATAAAGCAGTATTTAAACTGATTGAAAAACAATAA
- a CDS encoding KilA-N domain-containing protein, giving the protein MKKITVTNIDISISVRPDNNDYICLTDMAHFKDRERTNYIIQNWMRLRSTIDFLGLWEKLNNPNFKGIEFDAFKMESGTNSFTLTPKQWIEKTKAIGIISKPGRYGGTFAHKDIAFEFGTWLSPEFKLYLIKEYQRLKEAESHPLLSEWNVKRILSKVNYSIHTDAIKDFIIPKVEDFNQKLVYADEADLLNLALWGCTARQWREANPQYADKNINIRDVASINELVVLSNMESFNAELIKRKVDKSKRFTHLRQMAKEQLAHLNTIDTEKKFRILTDNDKQLE; this is encoded by the coding sequence ATGAAGAAAATAACTGTTACGAATATTGATATATCCATATCTGTAAGACCTGATAATAATGATTATATCTGCCTGACAGACATGGCACATTTCAAAGACAGAGAACGTACTAACTACATTATACAAAACTGGATGCGTCTACGTAGTACGATTGATTTTCTTGGGTTATGGGAAAAACTAAATAATCCAAATTTTAAAGGCATCGAATTCGATGCTTTTAAAATGGAGAGTGGAACAAACAGTTTCACCCTAACCCCCAAACAATGGATAGAAAAAACTAAAGCAATAGGGATTATATCCAAGCCCGGACGATATGGGGGAACTTTTGCCCATAAAGACATAGCTTTTGAATTCGGGACCTGGCTCAGCCCTGAATTTAAACTATATCTCATCAAAGAATACCAAAGACTTAAAGAAGCAGAATCACACCCTTTATTAAGTGAATGGAACGTAAAAAGAATACTTAGTAAAGTAAATTATTCCATACATACGGATGCAATCAAAGACTTTATTATACCTAAAGTAGAAGATTTCAATCAAAAACTTGTTTATGCCGATGAAGCTGATTTGTTAAATCTCGCATTATGGGGATGTACCGCAAGACAATGGCGTGAAGCAAATCCACAATACGCAGATAAGAATATCAATATCAGAGATGTAGCAAGCATAAATGAATTAGTCGTATTATCGAATATGGAATCCTTCAATGCAGAGTTAATCAAGCGTAAGGTAGACAAGTCTAAAAGGTTTACTCATCTTCGGCAGATGGCCAAAGAGCAATTAGCACACTTGAATACGATTGATACCGAAAAGAAGTTCAGAATACTGACGGATAATGACAAGCAATTAGAATAA
- a CDS encoding beta-ketoacyl-[acyl-carrier-protein] synthase family protein — translation MRKIYVTGLGVISGIGQGVKENLDSLKSGKHGMGKITLFPTVLDVPVSEVKQSNEELKQILFLPSGKTYSRTALLGLLAAQEAARDAELDFASPRIGLISSTSIGGMDASERFYASFREDNRKGRLRDIISHDCGASTEMIAAYLGVKGMVTTLSTACSSAANAIMLGARLIRHGYLDTVLVGGTDALCRFTLNGFNSLMILDKEHCRPFDRTRAGLNLGEGAGYLVLQSEKSLTKAPYCELSGYANANEAYHQTGSSPDGNGPFLSMSQAIASAGLTAGAIDYINVHGTGTPSNDASEGKAIRRIFDTRIPPFSSVKAFIGHTLGASEGIEAVYSVLSIRHGLIYPNLNFHLSDEESGLIPETIFRSGLPIRHVLSNSFGFGGNNSSLVFSTLNR, via the coding sequence ATGAGGAAGATCTATGTCACCGGTCTGGGAGTGATTTCGGGCATAGGACAAGGAGTAAAAGAAAATCTGGACTCCTTAAAATCCGGAAAACACGGTATGGGGAAAATCACCCTTTTCCCCACCGTGCTTGACGTACCCGTGTCCGAAGTGAAACAAAGCAATGAAGAATTAAAGCAAATCCTGTTCCTTCCATCCGGCAAAACGTATTCACGTACAGCCCTGCTAGGCTTGTTGGCAGCTCAAGAGGCAGCCCGTGATGCGGAACTCGATTTCGCTTCTCCCCGTATCGGACTCATTTCTTCCACTTCCATCGGAGGAATGGATGCAAGCGAGCGGTTTTATGCCTCTTTCCGGGAGGATAACCGAAAAGGAAGATTACGTGATATTATCTCCCATGACTGTGGAGCCAGTACCGAAATGATAGCCGCTTATTTAGGAGTGAAAGGAATGGTGACCACCCTCAGCACCGCCTGTTCTTCGGCTGCAAATGCCATTATGTTAGGGGCACGCCTGATTCGACACGGTTATCTGGACACCGTCCTCGTAGGTGGAACGGATGCCTTATGCCGTTTCACGCTCAACGGTTTCAATTCATTGATGATACTGGACAAAGAGCACTGCCGTCCTTTCGACCGCACACGTGCCGGATTAAACCTGGGAGAAGGAGCCGGATACCTTGTTCTTCAATCGGAGAAATCCCTTACAAAAGCTCCTTATTGTGAACTCAGCGGTTACGCCAATGCCAACGAAGCCTACCACCAGACAGGAAGCTCCCCCGACGGAAACGGGCCTTTCCTTTCCATGAGTCAGGCCATAGCCTCTGCCGGACTGACAGCCGGAGCCATAGACTATATCAATGTACATGGCACAGGTACTCCCAGTAACGACGCTTCCGAAGGGAAAGCCATCCGGCGTATCTTCGATACCCGTATTCCACCTTTCAGTTCGGTCAAGGCTTTCATCGGTCACACCCTGGGAGCCTCGGAAGGAATAGAAGCCGTATATTCCGTACTCTCCATCCGTCACGGACTGATTTACCCTAATCTGAACTTCCATCTGTCCGATGAAGAAAGCGGTCTCATTCCTGAAACGATTTTCCGGTCGGGGCTTCCCATACGGCATGTATTATCCAACTCCTTCGGATTCGGCGGAAACAACTCATCTCTCGTATTTTCCACTCTAAACAGATAG
- a CDS encoding acyl carrier protein, with product MTNEEIIEKIRTTLAEEFEIDVELIQPDAPLMQTLELDSLDLVDMVVLIDKNFGFTVTAKDFAGIRTFQDFYNLVISHIQKED from the coding sequence ATGACCAACGAAGAAATCATCGAAAAGATCAGAACCACCCTGGCCGAAGAATTTGAGATTGATGTAGAATTGATTCAGCCGGACGCCCCTTTGATGCAAACCTTGGAATTGGATAGCCTTGATTTGGTAGATATGGTAGTACTGATTGACAAGAATTTCGGTTTCACCGTAACAGCCAAAGACTTTGCCGGTATCAGAACCTTCCAGGATTTCTATAATCTGGTAATTTCGCACATACAAAAAGAAGACTGA
- a CDS encoding beta-ketoacyl-[acyl-carrier-protein] synthase family protein has protein sequence MKRVVITGMGIYSCIGRNQEEVKESLFQGKSGIGIAPARKEMGYFSALTGLVERPDLKKLLDRKKRHSLAEQGEYAYMATLEAFRQARIEEKFLLENEVGILYGNDSSAAPVIQAIDIIREKKNTALVGSGSIFQSMNSTITMNLSVIFHLKGINFTISGACASGSHAIGMAYLLIKSGLQDCILCGGAQEVNPYSVGSFDGLGAFSVREDEPEKASRPFDKNRDGLVPSGGGASLVLESYESAVKRGATILAEVIGYGFSSNGDHISVPNVDGPRRSLQMAVKDAGIPLEEIAYINAHATSTPVGDLNEAKAIAEVFGSHHPYVTSTKSQTGHEMWMAGASEVIYSTLMMNNGFIAPNLNFEEPDEASALLNIPSRRVETEFDTFLSNSFGFGGTNSSLIIRKFKENN, from the coding sequence ATGAAAAGAGTAGTTATTACAGGAATGGGCATCTATTCGTGCATAGGCAGGAATCAAGAGGAAGTGAAAGAGTCACTGTTTCAAGGAAAGTCAGGCATCGGAATCGCTCCGGCTCGCAAAGAAATGGGCTATTTCTCGGCGTTAACCGGTCTTGTCGAACGTCCCGATTTGAAGAAATTATTGGACCGCAAGAAACGCCATAGCCTTGCCGAGCAGGGAGAATACGCCTATATGGCTACCCTGGAAGCATTCCGGCAAGCCCGGATAGAAGAAAAGTTCCTGTTGGAGAACGAAGTCGGAATACTGTATGGCAATGACAGTAGTGCTGCTCCGGTTATTCAAGCAATAGATATTATCCGCGAGAAAAAGAATACGGCATTGGTTGGTTCCGGTTCTATTTTCCAGTCCATGAATTCCACCATTACCATGAATCTTTCGGTTATTTTCCATCTAAAAGGAATTAACTTCACTATATCGGGAGCCTGTGCCAGTGGTTCACACGCCATCGGCATGGCTTATCTGCTTATCAAGTCAGGACTTCAGGACTGCATTCTGTGCGGAGGAGCACAGGAAGTGAACCCTTATTCCGTGGGTAGTTTCGACGGGTTGGGAGCCTTCTCCGTCCGAGAAGACGAACCGGAAAAAGCATCCCGTCCATTCGATAAAAACCGTGACGGACTAGTACCTAGCGGCGGAGGCGCCAGTCTGGTGCTGGAAAGTTATGAGTCAGCCGTAAAGCGCGGAGCGACTATCCTGGCAGAAGTCATAGGATACGGCTTTTCATCCAACGGAGATCACATTTCCGTACCGAATGTGGATGGCCCCAGACGCTCTTTGCAGATGGCAGTCAAGGATGCGGGTATTCCTTTGGAAGAGATTGCATACATCAATGCACATGCCACATCCACTCCTGTAGGTGATTTGAACGAGGCAAAGGCCATAGCGGAAGTATTCGGGAGCCATCATCCCTACGTCACATCCACCAAATCACAGACCGGACATGAGATGTGGATGGCAGGAGCCAGTGAAGTCATTTACTCCACTTTGATGATGAACAACGGATTCATCGCACCCAACCTCAATTTTGAGGAGCCCGATGAAGCCTCTGCCCTGCTGAATATCCCTTCCCGAAGGGTAGAAACGGAATTTGACACATTCTTATCCAACTCATTCGGATTCGGAGGAACCAATTCCTCACTGATTATCCGCAAATTCAAAGAAAACAATTAA
- a CDS encoding beta-ketoacyl synthase chain length factor: MCPVYINRIASIHAESSNEKPYFSAQEPDYKEMITNANLRRRMSRMIKMGVACGLECLKDISPEKVDAIITATGLGCLADTEKFMNALMDNREQMLNPTAFIQSTFNTIGAQIALLLKIHAYNVTYVHRGLSFESALTDGIMSIAEGKQHVLAGGMDEITPTSYIIQQRLGLLKGTTAGEGAQFFLLSAQKEEQTFAELKGVDTFITRMSAPEISNRMHHFLKSHELAPEDIDWFISGKNGQEATDAVYTELEHSLFPHALHSSFKEQCGEYQTASSYALWMAAKALKEEASSRYALIYNQYQGINHSIILIKRCTS; the protein is encoded by the coding sequence ATGTGCCCAGTATATATCAATCGTATCGCCTCTATTCATGCAGAGAGCAGCAATGAAAAGCCTTATTTCTCCGCACAGGAACCTGATTATAAAGAAATGATCACCAACGCCAATCTGCGGAGGCGCATGAGCCGCATGATCAAGATGGGAGTAGCTTGCGGACTGGAATGTCTGAAAGATATATCGCCGGAAAAGGTAGATGCCATTATCACCGCTACGGGACTGGGTTGTCTGGCTGATACGGAAAAGTTTATGAACGCCTTGATGGATAACCGGGAACAGATGCTCAATCCCACCGCTTTCATTCAGTCCACCTTTAATACGATCGGTGCACAGATAGCTTTGCTACTCAAAATACATGCTTATAATGTGACGTATGTACACCGTGGTTTAAGTTTTGAAAGTGCTCTGACAGATGGCATCATGAGTATTGCCGAAGGCAAACAGCATGTACTGGCAGGTGGTATGGATGAAATAACCCCTACCAGCTACATCATCCAGCAGCGTTTAGGACTGTTGAAAGGAACGACAGCCGGTGAGGGAGCACAATTTTTCCTGTTAAGCGCACAAAAAGAGGAACAGACTTTTGCTGAACTGAAAGGGGTGGACACTTTTATCACCCGGATGAGTGCTCCGGAAATCAGTAACAGGATGCATCATTTTCTAAAATCTCACGAGCTTGCACCCGAAGACATTGACTGGTTTATCAGTGGCAAGAACGGGCAGGAAGCAACAGATGCCGTTTATACAGAGCTGGAACACAGTCTGTTTCCTCATGCCCTGCATAGCAGCTTTAAAGAGCAATGCGGAGAATATCAGACTGCCTCATCCTATGCTCTCTGGATGGCGGCAAAAGCCTTGAAAGAAGAAGCTTCATCCCGTTACGCATTGATTTATAACCAATATCAAGGTATCAATCATTCAATCATCTTAATCAAGCGATGCACATCCTAG
- a CDS encoding acyltransferase — protein sequence MPETWKGKTRGGTFGYMFFIYMIRCLGITAAYGFLSLVVLYFIPFAPKATASTWQYARNRLKYGRAKAAGMLLKNYYRLGQILIDKVAIGNGMADKYHFEFENYQAFLNVLNGNTGVIMIGAHVGNWEIGAPFFDEYGKKINIVMFDAEHERIKEILEKNASTRDYKIIPVNEDNLTHVFRITEALERKEYVCFQGDRYLNKEKLLSSPFMGKEAEFPMGPFLLASKMRVPVVFYFAMREAKKNYRFHFFIAEAVVHTKEKRAEQALLEQYTQTLEKIVRQYPEQWFNYYPFWA from the coding sequence ATGCCCGAAACATGGAAAGGTAAAACAAGAGGAGGCACATTCGGATACATGTTCTTCATCTACATGATTCGCTGTCTGGGTATCACTGCGGCTTACGGCTTTCTGTCATTGGTCGTCCTCTATTTTATACCTTTCGCACCGAAAGCTACCGCCAGTACCTGGCAATACGCACGGAACAGACTGAAATACGGACGTGCCAAAGCCGCCGGAATGTTATTGAAAAATTACTACCGGCTGGGGCAGATATTGATTGACAAAGTAGCCATCGGCAATGGGATGGCAGACAAATATCATTTCGAGTTCGAGAACTATCAGGCATTTTTGAACGTACTGAATGGAAACACCGGCGTAATTATGATAGGCGCCCATGTAGGTAATTGGGAAATAGGTGCTCCTTTCTTCGATGAATACGGCAAAAAAATCAATATTGTCATGTTTGATGCCGAACACGAACGGATAAAAGAGATTCTGGAAAAGAATGCCTCCACACGCGATTATAAAATAATTCCCGTAAATGAAGACAATCTGACCCATGTATTCCGTATTACAGAGGCACTGGAGCGCAAAGAATATGTCTGCTTTCAAGGTGACCGCTATCTGAATAAAGAGAAATTACTCAGCAGTCCGTTCATGGGAAAAGAAGCCGAATTTCCGATGGGTCCTTTCCTGCTGGCTTCCAAAATGAGAGTACCTGTCGTATTCTATTTTGCCATGCGTGAAGCGAAAAAAAACTATCGTTTCCATTTCTTTATTGCCGAGGCGGTAGTACATACCAAAGAGAAGCGGGCCGAACAAGCATTATTGGAGCAATATACACAAACGCTGGAAAAAATCGTCCGGCAGTATCCGGAACAATGGTTCAATTACTACCCGTTCTGGGCATAA